The Hemiscyllium ocellatum isolate sHemOce1 chromosome 22, sHemOce1.pat.X.cur, whole genome shotgun sequence genome includes a region encoding these proteins:
- the rtkn2 gene encoding rhotekin-2 isoform X2 translates to MGGDPPPEPKGSDIQEKINFETRMQEGICKLLVASTQRDQVLHAAKNLITCSTRIHHYRAELQRRADEQTLPKVTGRLSDTEIKQHSACSGKLAISDIRIPLMWKDSDHFNNRSKSPRFAVFCLMKIHTQIFDTEMVIVDKTVTDICFENLMIL, encoded by the exons ATGGGAGGCGACCCACCCCCGGAGCCCAAG GGCTCCGATATCCAGGAAAAAATCAACTTTGAGACTCGGATGCAGGAAGGGATCTGCAAACTTCTTGTTGCCTCCACCCAACGGGATCAGGTGCTGCATGCTGCGAAAAATCTGATAACCTGTAGCACTCGAATTCATCACTATAGAGCTGAGTTACAGAGACGTGCAGACGAACAAACCCTGCCCAAAGTGACAGGGAG GTTATCAGACACTGAGATTAAACAGCATTCAGCATGTTCTGGAAAACTGGCAATATCTG ATATTCGAATTCCATTAATGTGGAAAGACTCTGATCATTTCAACAACCGGAGCA AGAGCCCACGTTTTGCTGTGTTTTGCCTGATGAAGATTCATACTCAGATTTTTGACACTGAGATGGTTATTGTGGATAAGACTGTTACTGACATCTGCTTTGAGAATTTGATGATTTTGTGA